Proteins from one Mycobacterium sp. SMC-2 genomic window:
- a CDS encoding carbon-nitrogen hydrolase family protein, translating to MRIALAQILSGTDPAANLDLVRENSARAADAGAELVVFPEATMCRFGVPLAPIAEPVDGPWAAGVRRIATDCGITVIAGMFTPSGDGRVRNTLIAAGPGNPNEPNTHYDKIHLYDAFGFTESRTVAPGREPVVITVAGVRVGLTVCYDIRFPALYTELARRGAHLIAVCASWGAGPGKLDQWTLLARARALDSMSYVAAVGQADPGESLTASGAPTGVGGSLVASPFGEVVASAGSAPQLVVADIDADRVAEARKSIAVLRNHSDFAQLDRAESVG from the coding sequence ATGCGAATCGCGTTGGCGCAAATCCTCAGCGGCACCGATCCGGCCGCCAACCTAGACCTGGTGCGCGAGAACAGCGCCCGGGCCGCCGACGCGGGCGCGGAGTTGGTGGTGTTTCCGGAGGCCACCATGTGCCGGTTCGGGGTTCCACTGGCGCCGATCGCCGAGCCGGTCGACGGGCCGTGGGCCGCCGGTGTGCGGCGGATCGCGACCGACTGCGGGATCACGGTGATCGCCGGCATGTTCACCCCGTCCGGGGACGGCCGGGTACGGAACACGCTGATCGCGGCCGGTCCGGGCAATCCGAACGAGCCAAACACGCACTACGACAAGATCCACCTCTACGACGCCTTCGGCTTCACCGAGTCGCGCACCGTCGCGCCCGGCCGCGAGCCGGTGGTGATCACGGTCGCGGGTGTCCGGGTGGGGTTGACCGTCTGCTACGACATCCGCTTCCCGGCGCTGTACACCGAGCTGGCCCGCCGGGGCGCCCACCTCATCGCCGTCTGTGCGTCCTGGGGCGCGGGTCCCGGCAAGCTCGACCAGTGGACGCTGCTGGCGCGAGCCCGCGCGCTCGACTCGATGAGCTACGTCGCCGCCGTAGGCCAGGCCGACCCGGGCGAGTCGCTGACCGCGTCGGGCGCGCCCACCGGGGTGGGCGGCAGCCTGGTGGCCTCCCCATTCGGCGAAGTCGTCGCGTCGGCGGGCTCCGCACCGCAGTTGGTGGTCGCCGACATCGACGCCGATCGGGTCGCCGAGGCCCGCAAGAGCATCGCGGTGCTCCGCAACCACTCAGATTTCGCTCAGCTCGATAGGGCAGAATCGGTCGGGTGA
- a CDS encoding heparin-binding hemagglutinin: protein MADNTNIEDLRAPLLAALGAADLALATVNELIANLRDRAEETRVDTRTRVEESRARLTKLQEDLPEQLGELRERFTSEELRKAAEGYLDAATNRYNELVVRGEAALQRIRTQTGLDDASARAEGYVDQAVELTQEALGTVASQTRAVGERAAKLVGIELPKKSDETAKKAQKAVAKKAPAKKAPAKKAPAKKAAAKKVTQK, encoded by the coding sequence ATGGCGGACAACACCAACATCGAAGACTTGCGAGCTCCCCTGCTGGCAGCCCTCGGTGCGGCAGACCTGGCCCTGGCGACGGTCAACGAATTGATCGCCAACCTGCGTGACCGCGCCGAAGAGACCCGCGTCGACACTCGCACCCGGGTGGAGGAGAGCCGGGCTCGCCTGACCAAGTTGCAGGAGGACCTGCCCGAGCAACTGGGTGAGTTGCGCGAGCGGTTCACCAGCGAGGAACTGCGCAAGGCCGCCGAGGGCTACCTGGACGCGGCGACCAACCGCTACAACGAACTGGTCGTGCGGGGCGAGGCCGCCCTGCAGCGGATCCGCACCCAGACGGGCCTGGACGACGCCTCCGCGCGCGCCGAGGGCTACGTGGACCAGGCCGTCGAGCTGACCCAGGAGGCGCTGGGCACCGTCGCGTCGCAGACCCGCGCGGTCGGTGAGCGCGCGGCCAAGCTGGTCGGCATCGAGCTGCCCAAGAAGTCCGACGAGACGGCCAAGAAGGCTCAGAAGGCCGTCGCGAAGAAGGCCCCGGCGAAGAAGGCCCCGGCCAAGAAGGCTCCCGCCAAGAAGGCGGCCGCCAAGAAGGTCACCCAGAAGTAA
- a CDS encoding ROK family transcriptional regulator: MVPPALHIPDSAAASVFRAIRLRGPVGRDVIAGVTSLSIATVNRQVIALLEAGLLRERADLAVAGAIGRPRVPVEVNHEPFVTLGIHIGARTTSIVATDLFGRTLDTVETPTPLHPAGPALASLAESAARYLRRWHRRRALWVGVAIGGTVDSATGHVDHPRLGWRQAPVGPVLADALGLPVSVASHVDAMAGAELLLGMRRFLPSSPTSLYVYARETVGFALVIGGRVHCPASGPGTIAALPVHSELLGGSGRLESTVSDEAVLAAARRLRLLPFAPAGRAGAPAAGIADLLRLARAGNEQARELLNERGRVLGQAVALLRDMLNPDELVVGGQAFTEYPEAMEHVEAAFAEHSVLASREIRVTVFGNRVQEAGAGTVSLAPLYADPLGAMRRAGALSPRLREVAADESSA, from the coding sequence ATCGTGCCGCCGGCACTGCACATCCCCGACTCCGCGGCGGCCTCCGTCTTCCGCGCCATCCGGTTGCGGGGACCCGTCGGTCGTGACGTCATCGCCGGTGTCACCTCGCTGAGCATCGCGACGGTCAACCGCCAAGTCATCGCCCTGCTCGAGGCCGGTTTGCTGCGGGAGCGCGCCGACCTGGCCGTCGCCGGGGCCATCGGCCGCCCACGGGTGCCGGTCGAGGTCAACCACGAGCCGTTCGTGACGCTGGGCATCCACATCGGCGCCCGGACCACCAGCATCGTGGCCACCGACTTGTTCGGTCGCACGCTCGACACCGTCGAGACGCCGACGCCGCTGCACCCCGCCGGGCCCGCGCTGGCGTCGCTGGCCGAGAGCGCCGCCCGCTACCTGCGCCGTTGGCACCGGCGCCGCGCGCTGTGGGTCGGCGTGGCGATCGGTGGGACCGTTGACAGCGCCACCGGCCACGTGGACCACCCGCGGCTGGGGTGGCGGCAGGCGCCCGTCGGCCCGGTGCTGGCCGACGCGCTGGGACTGCCCGTCTCGGTGGCCTCGCACGTCGATGCCATGGCCGGGGCCGAACTGTTGCTCGGCATGCGACGTTTCCTGCCCAGCTCACCCACCAGCCTGTACGTGTACGCCCGCGAGACCGTGGGCTTCGCGCTGGTGATCGGCGGACGGGTGCACTGCCCGGCCAGCGGCCCGGGCACCATCGCGGCCCTGCCCGTCCACTCGGAGCTGCTCGGTGGCAGCGGCCGGCTGGAATCCACCGTCAGCGACGAGGCGGTGCTGGCCGCCGCCCGCCGGCTGCGCCTCCTGCCATTCGCGCCGGCGGGCCGCGCCGGCGCGCCGGCCGCCGGGATCGCCGACCTGCTCCGGCTGGCCCGCGCCGGCAACGAGCAGGCCAGAGAACTGCTGAACGAGCGGGGCCGGGTGCTCGGGCAGGCGGTGGCCTTGCTGCGCGACATGCTCAACCCCGACGAGCTGGTGGTGGGTGGCCAGGCCTTCACGGAATACCCCGAGGCGATGGAGCACGTCGAGGCCGCTTTCGCCGAACACTCGGTGTTGGCGTCGCGTGAGATTCGCGTCACTGTCTTCGGCAACCGGGTGCAGGAGGCCGGCGCGGGCACCGTCTCGCTGGCCCCGCTGTACGCGGATCCGCTCGGGGCGATGCGGCGGGCCGGGGCGCTCAGTCCGCGGCTGCGCGAGGTCGCGGCCGACGAGTCCTCCGCTTAG
- the mshA gene encoding D-inositol-3-phosphate glycosyltransferase yields MRSGRCGGPGRSVRGCARSRPTSPPLSANRVLGVGLVLRASCKDDRVRHDDVFRLKPRRVAVLAVHTSPLAQPGTGDAGGMNVYVLQTALHLARRGIEVEIFTRATASADPPVARVAPGVLVRNVVAGPFEGLDKYDLPTQLCAFAAGVLRAEASHEPGYYDIVHSHYWLSGQVGWLARDRWAVPLVHTAHTLAAVKNAALAAGDAPEPPLRTVGEQQVVDEADRLIVNTDDEARQLISIHRASRARIDVVHPGVDLEVFRPGDRRAARAALGLPLDEDVVAFVGRIQPLKAPDIVLRAAAKLPGVRIVVAGGPSGSGMASPDGLRRLAADLGITPRVTFLPPQSRTDLATLFQAASLVAVPSYSESFGLVAVEAQACGTPVVAAAVGGLPVAVRDGITGTLVSGHDVDQWADALDRMLRLPAPQAEAMSRAAAEHAATFSWENTTDALLTSYRRAISEYTAERRGVGA; encoded by the coding sequence ATCCGCTCGGGGCGATGCGGCGGGCCGGGGCGCTCAGTCCGCGGCTGCGCGAGGTCGCGGCCGACGAGTCCTCCGCTTAGCGCGAACCGTGTCCTGGGCGTTGGGCTCGTGCTTCGGGCGTCCTGTAAAGATGACAGAGTGCGCCACGATGACGTCTTCCGGCTGAAACCGCGCCGCGTCGCAGTGTTGGCGGTGCACACTTCGCCACTGGCGCAGCCGGGCACCGGCGACGCCGGGGGCATGAACGTCTACGTGCTGCAAACCGCGTTGCACCTGGCGCGGCGGGGTATCGAGGTGGAGATCTTCACCAGGGCCACCGCGTCCGCCGACCCGCCGGTCGCGCGGGTGGCGCCCGGCGTGCTGGTCCGCAACGTGGTGGCGGGGCCGTTCGAGGGCCTGGACAAATACGACCTGCCCACCCAGCTGTGTGCGTTCGCCGCCGGCGTGCTGCGCGCGGAAGCGTCGCACGAACCGGGCTACTACGACATCGTGCATTCGCATTACTGGCTGTCCGGACAGGTCGGCTGGTTGGCCCGCGACCGCTGGGCGGTGCCGCTGGTGCACACCGCGCACACGCTCGCTGCGGTCAAAAATGCGGCGCTGGCCGCGGGTGACGCGCCCGAGCCGCCGCTGCGCACGGTCGGCGAACAGCAGGTGGTCGACGAGGCGGACCGGCTGATCGTCAACACCGACGACGAAGCCAGGCAACTGATTTCGATCCACCGCGCCTCCCGCGCGCGCATCGACGTCGTCCACCCCGGGGTGGACCTCGAGGTGTTCCGCCCGGGTGACCGCCGTGCGGCCCGGGCGGCGCTGGGATTGCCGCTCGACGAAGACGTGGTGGCGTTCGTCGGGCGGATCCAGCCGCTGAAGGCGCCCGACATTGTGCTGCGCGCCGCCGCGAAATTGCCGGGTGTGCGCATCGTGGTGGCCGGCGGCCCGTCGGGCAGCGGCATGGCCTCCCCGGACGGGCTGCGGCGCCTGGCCGCGGACCTGGGCATCACCCCTCGGGTGACCTTCCTGCCCCCACAGTCCCGCACGGACCTGGCCACGTTGTTCCAGGCGGCCAGCCTGGTGGCCGTGCCGAGCTATTCGGAGTCGTTCGGCCTGGTCGCCGTCGAGGCGCAGGCGTGCGGCACGCCGGTGGTGGCCGCCGCGGTCGGCGGCCTGCCGGTGGCCGTGCGCGACGGGATCACCGGCACGCTGGTGTCCGGCCACGACGTCGACCAATGGGCGGATGCCCTGGACCGGATGCTGCGCCTGCCCGCGCCGCAGGCCGAGGCGATGAGCCGCGCGGCCGCCGAGCATGCGGCCACGTTCTCGTGGGAAAACACCACCGACGCGCTGCTGACCAGCTATCGCCGCGCGATCAGCGAGTACACCGCCGAGCGCCGCGGGGTGGGCGCATGA
- a CDS encoding UDP-N-acetylmuramate dehydrogenase: MKSSDAGSTFAGAHVAEAVPLAPLTTLRVGPVARRLITCTSTEQVVAVVRELDAESRGGERSPVLVFAGGSNLVIADTLTGLTAVRLANSGISVDGNLVRAEAGAVWDDVVVRAIEHGLGGLECLSGIPGSAGATPVQNVGAYGAEVSDTITRVRILDRGSGAVRWVPGGELGFGYRTSVLKQAGPETPWVVLEVEFALDASGASAPLRYGELAAALGLSGGERANPRAVRHAVLTLRGRKGMVLDAGDHDTWSVGSFFTNPVVAPEVYERLAESVAGPVPHYPAPDGVKLAAGWLVERAGFAKGYPDDPTARCRLSTKHALALTNRGGATAEEVIALARAIRDGVRDVFGVTLQPEPVLLGCRL; the protein is encoded by the coding sequence ATGAAATCCAGCGACGCCGGTTCCACGTTCGCCGGCGCGCACGTCGCCGAAGCGGTGCCGCTCGCGCCGCTGACGACGTTGCGGGTGGGGCCGGTCGCGCGCCGCCTGATCACCTGCACCAGCACGGAACAGGTGGTGGCCGTGGTGCGGGAGCTGGATGCCGAAAGCCGTGGGGGAGAACGCTCCCCGGTGTTGGTGTTCGCCGGCGGCTCCAATCTGGTGATCGCCGACACCCTGACCGGCCTCACGGCGGTGCGGCTGGCCAACAGCGGCATCAGCGTCGACGGCAACCTGGTGCGCGCGGAGGCGGGCGCGGTGTGGGACGACGTCGTGGTCCGCGCCATCGAGCACGGTCTGGGTGGGCTGGAATGCCTGTCCGGCATTCCCGGTTCGGCCGGGGCCACCCCGGTGCAAAACGTCGGGGCCTACGGTGCCGAAGTCTCCGACACCATCACCCGGGTCCGGATATTGGACCGCGGCAGCGGGGCGGTCCGCTGGGTGCCTGGCGGCGAGCTCGGCTTCGGCTACCGCACCAGCGTGCTCAAGCAGGCCGGCCCCGAAACCCCTTGGGTGGTACTGGAAGTCGAGTTCGCGCTGGACGCCTCGGGTGCCAGCGCGCCGCTGCGCTACGGCGAACTGGCCGCCGCGCTGGGCTTGAGCGGCGGCGAGCGCGCCAACCCGCGGGCGGTCCGCCATGCGGTGCTGACGCTGCGGGGCCGCAAGGGCATGGTGCTCGACGCGGGTGACCACGACACCTGGAGCGTGGGTTCGTTCTTCACCAATCCCGTGGTCGCACCCGAGGTGTACGAGCGGCTGGCCGAAAGCGTGGCCGGGCCGGTCCCGCACTACCCGGCGCCGGACGGCGTCAAGCTGGCCGCCGGCTGGCTCGTGGAGCGGGCCGGCTTCGCAAAGGGTTACCCCGACGACCCGACGGCGCGGTGCCGGCTGTCCACCAAGCACGCACTGGCGCTCACCAACCGCGGCGGAGCCACCGCCGAAGAGGTGATCGCGCTGGCCCGCGCCATCCGCGACGGGGTCCGTGATGTGTTTGGTGTCACATTGCAACCCGAGCCGGTCCTGCTCGGCTGCAGGCTGTAG
- a CDS encoding DUF2599 domain-containing protein: protein MKTLLTAPAVVLLALWGPLGTGAADPVTVSPPFIDHTEWAQWSGLDSLRVFPTPSGRLAASGQPGNAALADEAWAEVLALAPAADTAGMRAQFICHWQLAELVEPGKASWNLEPWRPVVDDADMVASGCNPGAPEERF, encoded by the coding sequence ATGAAAACCCTGCTGACGGCGCCCGCCGTGGTGCTGCTGGCGCTCTGGGGTCCGCTGGGCACCGGCGCGGCGGACCCGGTTACGGTGTCTCCGCCCTTCATCGACCACACCGAATGGGCGCAGTGGTCCGGCCTGGACAGCCTGCGCGTTTTCCCGACACCGTCGGGGCGGCTGGCCGCTTCCGGGCAGCCCGGAAACGCCGCCCTCGCCGACGAGGCGTGGGCCGAGGTGTTGGCGCTGGCGCCGGCCGCCGACACCGCCGGCATGCGCGCGCAGTTCATCTGCCACTGGCAGTTGGCCGAGTTGGTGGAGCCCGGCAAGGCCAGCTGGAACCTGGAGCCGTGGCGCCCGGTCGTCGACGATGCCGATATGGTCGCCTCCGGGTGTAATCCCGGCGCTCCCGAAGAAAGGTTCTAG
- a CDS encoding SDR family NAD(P)-dependent oxidoreductase, translating into MVESVRNERVAVVTGASSGIGEATARTLAAQGFHVVAVARRADRINALATEIGGTAIVADVTDDAAVAALASELSRVDVLVNNAGGARGLAPVVESDFEHWRWMWETNVMGTLRVTRALLPRLIDSGDGLIVTVTSVAALEVYDGGAGYTAAKHAQGALHRTLRGELLGKPVRLTEIAPGAVETEFSLVRFDGDQQRADAVYTGITPLVAADVAEVIGFVASRPPHVDLDLIVMKPRDQASATRFNRRG; encoded by the coding sequence ATGGTTGAATCGGTCAGGAATGAACGGGTCGCGGTGGTCACGGGGGCCAGCTCCGGGATCGGCGAGGCGACGGCCCGGACCCTTGCCGCACAGGGCTTTCACGTGGTCGCGGTGGCTCGCCGGGCGGACCGGATCAACGCCCTGGCCACGGAGATCGGCGGGACGGCCATCGTGGCCGACGTCACGGACGATGCGGCCGTCGCGGCTCTCGCCAGCGAATTGAGCCGGGTCGACGTGCTGGTAAACAACGCCGGCGGCGCCCGCGGCCTGGCACCGGTCGTCGAATCCGACTTCGAGCACTGGCGGTGGATGTGGGAGACGAACGTGATGGGCACGCTGCGGGTCACCCGAGCGCTGCTGCCCAGGCTCATCGATTCCGGCGACGGCCTGATCGTGACGGTGACTTCCGTTGCCGCACTTGAGGTTTACGACGGGGGCGCCGGATACACGGCGGCCAAGCACGCCCAGGGCGCCCTGCACCGCACGCTGCGCGGCGAGTTGCTGGGTAAGCCGGTGCGGCTGACCGAGATCGCGCCGGGCGCGGTCGAGACGGAGTTTTCGCTGGTTCGCTTCGACGGCGATCAGCAACGCGCCGACGCCGTCTACACCGGCATCACTCCGCTGGTTGCCGCCGACGTCGCCGAGGTGATCGGCTTCGTGGCCTCCCGGCCGCCCCACGTCGACCTCGACCTGATCGTCATGAAGCCGCGCGACCAGGCGTCGGCCACCCGGTTCAACCGCCGGGGCTAG
- a CDS encoding DUF2505 domain-containing protein, which yields MPRSFDLSADYHGSVEEVHRAFTDESYWRARLAGSGVDFATLESMRVGGETGNDDTVEVVTVQVIQSHKLPGMVTQLHSGDLRIRREESWGPVADGAAQGSVVGSILDAPVNLTGTAMLSPIHETGGARLTFRATVQVRVPIIGGKLENIIGTRLSELVAAEQRFTTEWIARMA from the coding sequence ATGCCGCGTTCATTCGACTTGTCCGCCGACTACCACGGCAGCGTTGAAGAGGTGCATCGGGCGTTCACGGACGAGAGCTATTGGCGGGCACGGCTGGCCGGATCCGGTGTGGACTTCGCCACGCTGGAGTCGATGCGGGTCGGTGGCGAAACCGGTAACGACGACACCGTCGAGGTCGTCACCGTGCAGGTGATCCAGAGTCACAAGCTGCCCGGGATGGTCACGCAACTGCACAGCGGCGATCTGCGCATCAGGCGCGAGGAGAGCTGGGGACCGGTCGCCGACGGCGCCGCGCAAGGTTCGGTGGTCGGCTCGATTCTGGACGCCCCGGTGAATCTGACCGGCACCGCAATGCTGTCGCCCATTCACGAGACCGGCGGCGCCCGACTGACATTCCGGGCCACCGTCCAGGTGCGCGTCCCGATCATCGGCGGCAAGCTGGAGAACATCATCGGCACCCGGCTTTCCGAGTTGGTGGCGGCAGAGCAACGGTTCACCACGGAGTGGATCGCCAGAATGGCGTGA
- the deoC gene encoding deoxyribose-phosphate aldolase translates to MVDHTLLKPEATEADVAALIAEAAELGVYAACVSPSMVPAAVRAGGGVRVASVAGFPSGKHVSAVKAHEAQQAVASGAAEVDMVIDIGAALAGDIGAVRADIAAVRAAMDREEAGRVLKVIVESAVLLSGTDEDTLVRVCRAAEDAGADFVKTSTGFHPAGGASVRAVTVMSQAVGGRLGVKASGGIRTAADALAMLEAGATRLGLSGTRAVLDGLD, encoded by the coding sequence ATGGTCGACCACACCCTGCTCAAGCCCGAGGCCACCGAGGCGGACGTGGCCGCCCTGATCGCCGAGGCCGCCGAATTAGGCGTCTACGCGGCGTGCGTGTCGCCGTCGATGGTCCCGGCCGCGGTGCGGGCCGGGGGAGGCGTTCGGGTGGCGAGCGTCGCGGGTTTCCCGTCGGGCAAGCACGTTTCGGCGGTCAAGGCGCACGAGGCCCAACAGGCCGTGGCATCCGGTGCCGCCGAGGTCGACATGGTCATCGACATCGGCGCCGCGCTGGCGGGAGACATCGGCGCGGTGCGGGCCGACATCGCGGCCGTACGCGCCGCCATGGACCGCGAGGAGGCCGGCCGCGTGCTGAAGGTGATCGTGGAGTCGGCGGTGCTGTTGTCGGGGACGGACGAGGACACGCTCGTGCGGGTGTGTCGCGCTGCCGAGGACGCCGGCGCCGACTTCGTCAAGACCTCGACCGGGTTCCATCCCGCGGGCGGCGCCTCGGTGCGTGCGGTCACCGTGATGAGCCAGGCCGTCGGCGGCCGGTTGGGCGTCAAGGCCAGCGGCGGCATCCGCACCGCCGCCGACGCGCTCGCGATGCTGGAGGCGGGCGCCACGCGGCTGGGCCTATCCGGCACCCGGGCGGTGCTCGACGGGCTTGATTAG
- a CDS encoding DUF2993 domain-containing protein encodes MTNPQGPPNSDPSPWGRPGNEGPFGQPPTERPTERINTGGPATAPPPPAAGPPPGQTERIATPPPNMQRPDYPPPPPPAPPAGQTDKLPTPGEEPAQGKKKRRFRDPLSVVLVCIIVACLVIAALVGGELYVRHVANSKVAEAVACEVKDQATASFGVAPLMLWQQLTKHYTNISVSTAGNQVRDAKGMKIDINIRDVQLNRTQDSKGTIGSLEAKVTWTSDGIKESVQNAIPVLGPFVTNTVTTHPADGTIELKGMLDNLTTKPVVSGTGLQLQIVSFNALGFTMPKESVQSTLDDFTSNFTKNYPLGIHADSVQVTNDGVVSHFSTQNASIPAGNSNDPCFANL; translated from the coding sequence GTGACGAACCCACAAGGACCACCGAACTCCGACCCGTCGCCGTGGGGCCGTCCCGGCAACGAAGGCCCTTTCGGCCAGCCCCCCACCGAGCGGCCGACCGAGCGGATCAACACCGGTGGCCCGGCAACAGCGCCGCCGCCGCCGGCTGCGGGTCCGCCGCCGGGTCAGACCGAACGGATCGCCACGCCCCCGCCGAACATGCAGCGGCCCGACTACCCGCCGCCGCCTCCGCCCGCCCCGCCCGCGGGGCAAACGGACAAGCTGCCCACCCCCGGCGAGGAGCCGGCCCAGGGGAAGAAGAAGCGGCGTTTCCGTGACCCGCTGTCCGTCGTGCTGGTCTGCATCATCGTCGCGTGCCTGGTGATCGCCGCCCTGGTCGGCGGCGAGCTGTACGTCCGTCACGTCGCCAACAGCAAGGTCGCCGAGGCGGTGGCGTGCGAGGTCAAGGACCAGGCCACCGCGTCGTTCGGGGTGGCGCCGTTGATGCTGTGGCAGCAGCTCACCAAGCACTACACCAACATCTCGGTGTCGACGGCGGGGAACCAGGTCCGCGATGCCAAGGGCATGAAGATCGACATCAACATCCGCGACGTCCAGCTCAACAGAACCCAGGACTCCAAGGGCACCATCGGGTCGCTGGAGGCGAAGGTCACCTGGACGTCCGACGGGATCAAGGAATCGGTCCAAAACGCGATTCCCGTGCTGGGCCCCTTCGTCACCAACACCGTGACCACCCACCCCGCCGACGGCACCATCGAGCTGAAGGGCATGCTGGACAACCTCACCACCAAGCCGGTGGTGTCGGGCACCGGCCTGCAGCTGCAGATCGTCAGCTTCAACGCGCTCGGCTTCACGATGCCCAAGGAGTCGGTGCAGTCGACGCTGGACGACTTCACCTCGAATTTCACCAAGAACTACCCGTTGGGCATCCACGCGGACAGCGTGCAGGTCACCAACGACGGTGTCGTCAGCCACTTCTCGACGCAGAACGCCAGCATCCCCGCCGGCAACAGCAACGACCCCTGCTTCGCCAACCTCTGA
- a CDS encoding Ig-like domain-containing protein: MSRSPQPVNRRVALASLGLGVFAPSVLAACGGPAGKQAEKKERRPAPKLKFQPADAAENVVPIAPISVEISDGWFQRVALTNSAGKAVAGKFNSDRTVYSTTEPLGYDATYTWSGSAVGHDGKAVPVTGKFTTVSPTKKISGSFQLADGQTVGVAAPIIIQFDAPITDKASVEKALTVTTNPPVEGSWAWLPDEAQGARVHYRTREYYPAGTTVNVDAKLYGLPFGDSAYGAEDISLNIQIGRRQVVKAEVTSHRIQVVRDEGVIMDFPCSYGEADKARNVTRNGIHVVTEKYADFYMSNPAAGYSHVHERWAVRISNNGEFIHANPASAGAQGNTNVTNGCINLSTGDAEQYFESAIYGDPVEVTGSSIQLSYSDGDIWDWAVDWDTWVAMSALPPPTARPPSTQIPVTAPVTPSTAPSLSGTPTTTTTSAGPGTSPGG; this comes from the coding sequence ATGTCGCGCAGCCCGCAGCCGGTCAACCGGCGCGTGGCCCTGGCGAGCCTCGGACTGGGTGTGTTCGCCCCCAGCGTGTTGGCCGCGTGCGGTGGCCCCGCGGGCAAGCAGGCCGAGAAGAAGGAGCGGCGGCCGGCGCCGAAACTGAAGTTCCAGCCGGCCGATGCGGCCGAGAACGTGGTGCCGATCGCCCCGATCAGCGTCGAGATCAGCGACGGCTGGTTCCAGCGCGTCGCGCTGACGAATTCCGCGGGCAAGGCCGTGGCGGGCAAGTTCAACTCCGACCGCACCGTCTACAGCACCACCGAGCCCCTGGGCTACGACGCGACCTACACGTGGAGCGGCTCGGCCGTCGGGCACGACGGCAAGGCGGTCCCGGTCACGGGCAAGTTCACCACCGTGTCGCCCACCAAGAAGATCAGCGGGTCATTCCAGTTGGCCGACGGTCAGACGGTCGGGGTGGCGGCGCCGATCATCATCCAGTTCGACGCGCCGATCACCGACAAGGCTTCCGTGGAGAAGGCGCTGACCGTCACCACGAATCCGCCCGTCGAGGGCAGCTGGGCGTGGCTGCCCGACGAGGCGCAGGGCGCACGCGTGCACTACCGCACCCGCGAGTACTACCCCGCGGGCACCACCGTCAACGTCGACGCGAAGCTGTACGGCCTGCCGTTCGGCGACAGCGCGTACGGCGCCGAGGACATCTCGTTGAACATCCAGATCGGCCGCCGGCAGGTGGTGAAGGCCGAGGTCACGTCGCACCGCATCCAGGTGGTCAGGGACGAAGGCGTCATCATGGACTTCCCGTGCAGCTACGGCGAGGCCGACAAGGCGCGCAACGTCACTCGCAACGGCATCCACGTGGTCACCGAGAAGTACGCGGACTTCTACATGTCCAACCCCGCCGCCGGCTACAGCCACGTGCACGAGCGTTGGGCCGTCCGGATCTCCAACAACGGCGAGTTCATCCACGCCAACCCGGCGAGCGCGGGCGCGCAGGGCAACACCAACGTCACCAACGGCTGCATCAACCTGTCGACCGGCGACGCCGAGCAGTACTTCGAGTCGGCGATCTACGGCGACCCGGTGGAAGTGACGGGCAGCAGCATTCAGCTGTCCTACTCCGACGGCGACATCTGGGACTGGGCCGTCGACTGGGACACCTGGGTGGCCATGTCGGCGCTGCCGCCGCCCACCGCGCGCCCGCCGTCCACCCAGATTCCCGTCACCGCGCCGGTCACGCCGTCGACCGCGCCGAGCCTGTCCGGGACGCCCACGACCACGACCACCTCTGCCGGCCCGGGGACTAGCCCCGGCGGTTGA
- a CDS encoding DUF2516 family protein produces the protein MSHLVGTVMLVLQIAVLVTAVYAFVHAALQRPDAYTAAEKLTKPVWLVILGLAVALTSILSFVFGVLGMAIAACAAGVYLVDVRPKLLEIQGKSR, from the coding sequence GTGAGCCACCTCGTGGGTACCGTCATGTTGGTCTTGCAGATCGCCGTCTTGGTCACGGCGGTCTACGCGTTCGTGCACGCCGCGCTACAGCGGCCCGACGCTTACACCGCGGCCGAAAAGCTGACCAAGCCCGTGTGGTTGGTGATCCTCGGTCTGGCCGTCGCCCTGACGTCCATCCTGAGTTTTGTTTTCGGGGTGCTCGGGATGGCGATCGCAGCGTGCGCCGCCGGGGTGTACCTGGTCGACGTGCGGCCGAAACTTCTGGAAATCCAAGGTAAGTCGCGCTAG